The Drosophila simulans strain w501 chromosome 3R, Prin_Dsim_3.1, whole genome shotgun sequence genome contains the following window.
AACTAAGTTTATATGTACTCTAGAACCAAAAGACATGATTtagtttatataaataaataaacaataaacatgaTAGTTTATTGATCATTCAAAGGTACATATTTTTTCTAGTGCATCTAAACTGTAATTAGCGAAATGTAACGAGGGCTTTCCAAAAACGAAAGGTAACTTAACAAAaatttcggtttcagttttcGTTAGGTCAGGGTTCAGCAAGCAAACTTCCAAAAACATTTCTATTTGATTCCTATCAACAGAGCATTTTCGTGCTTTGACAAGCCCGTTAATTGTTACCCCCAAAAATGATCTAGGCACTATAAGTAACCGAGCAGAGCAATTGTCTGGGTTATTTGTGGTTCAAGAAGCGCTGAATAAGGTTCCAttatagtaaataaatatgtggcGCGTCGTTTTACTACAGTGCTTTGTGTTTGGTAGTTCAGTTCTGTCTTTAAGTCACAAAGGAAACGAAACTTCAGCTGGCGCGTCCACTTCCTCATGGAGTCCTAGAAGTCTGGGCAGAATAATAGCTCACTGCATGGGTGGTGCGGATGCTTGGCAGTGTCTAGGCTCCGAGAGCGAGCGATTGCTGGATGGTGCCACCAGGGATAACAGCACCTGGCAGATCACCGATTACCTAAGCATCGAACCACAGGTTGGTTTCAGCAAGTCGGAGACGAGGCGTATGGATATGGGTTTACCCGGGAAACTATTGGAGCTGGTCCAGGGAAGAGCACTGCGTCTTCAGCTGCCACGCCAGTTGACCATTTCAAATGCCATCGATGACTTTGGCAGCGAGCTGGGCCTCGATCAAGGTACTTATGCGAGCGTAGATGATAAAGTCGATAAGTTAATAGGAGGATTTGGTAGTTTCGAAGTGCATGCAACATCCTAcgataaagataaagataagctaaagaaaaagaaaaagtctaagaaaaagaaaaagaagaaatctAAGAAGAAAAAGCctaagaaaaagaaaaaatcaaagaaaaaaaagaagaaagacaagtataaaaagaaaaataaaaaatgctccaAAAAAACAGGTCGCAAAAAGAAGGACAAAGACAAGAACATGGCGATGATGGGCGGCATGATCATGATGGCCACTCTGGCTCAAATGTTCCTAGGCAAGGTCATCCTCATCGCCGGCTCGGCCTTTATTATGGCCAAGATCGCCTTGGTCATATCGCTGCTGGTGAGTAGAATCTGTCCCTAGAACAGTTCCGTCCAAATTGTTGGCGCTACGCTTCTCTTCGCAGGGCAGTCTAAAAAAGGGTTCGACTGGTCACAGTGGTAGTGGAGGAGGGGGTGGCACGGAGCACGTGGTGGTCCACTCCAGCCACGAGAGCGGCTGGCACCGCAGCATGCCCACCCACGACACATACTCGCAGTTGGAGCAGGTGGAGGAGCCACCGTTGGGCAGCCATATGGAGTACTACCAGGCCTACCAGATGGAGCCACTGAAGCGCCGCCTGCATCAGGCGGCGGCCTACCCAGATCAGCCACGTCCAGAGGCCACAAAATCGACTCGGGGCTTTTTTTAGAGATTAAAATCAAACTCCTTGTGTGTCCATACAATCGAACACAATTATTATACTTAGAAATCACTAGCCAATAAATCTATAAGgatatacaaaaataagagTCGAGATCCTCGAGGAgaagaataaattaaaaaattaataaaaaaatattttactttttgcaaaagtgtgggcgtggtttCACCCTTgaccgaaaataaaaagcaatgaaattaaaattcttttctttttaatgcTCGATCTGTGGTAACATATTAACTAAGATAACTAAACTTAAACTGGAGGGCTGTCGAGtgtaaatacaaattcataTAGATTGGGCTAAGTGGGAGCTTTTTGGAATCATTGGATCTTTGGTAGTAGAGCTGCTGACCCCGGAAGGAACTCCGCGGCTCCCCTTATCGGGATCCCTTGGCGGCGGGCGAAGGGGATGCGGCCACGTGGGGCATCCAGGCCTGGTAAGCCTTGTCCTGCATCATCATCTCGTCGTCGATGCTGCGGTGGTAGGATCCTCCGTCATGGCCACCAGTATCGTACTCACCCTGGTGACTGGACGAGTATGTGTGGCTCTGCTGCACCTGTGGATGCTTGACGATCTCGTAGGTGGTCTTCTCGCCGCCGTCGTGACCCACCAGTTTTTTCAGCCCGATTATAGCACTGATGATCAGCGCAATCTTGCCCACAATCAGCGCCTTTCCCGCTACAATGGCGATGGAGTGGTATGCCATCTTTAGAATAGCGGTCTTTAGCAGAACGGCGGCAATGAAGGGTCCCAGATACTTTTTGTCATCCTTCTTTTTGCGACCCTCGCTTTCGCTGGCTGGCATAAAGTAGCCGATCACGTGCTGCAGCCAATCTTGGCCATTCCGCTCGCCAAACCGCAGCAACCGTGGTAGATTCACCTGCAGCTGGTGACTATGGACAAAGTTGAGGAACCGCTCCAGCAGCAGGGCGTCCAGACTCTTCCCCGACATGTGCTCGAGATCGCGATTGCTGAGCTGGCTCTCGAGCAGGCTGGAGCGTCCACTCCGCGTGTCCTGGCTAAAGGACTCCCGTCGCACCAAGCTAACGCCATCCACGATGCCCAGTTGTGGGACCTTCAGAGCCCGTCCCAGCAGGCGAACTCCCTGTATCTTGCAGCACCAGAAAACGTCCTCGCTATCTGCACACTGCCCATAGATATGACGCACTGTCCGCAGCAGTCCGCTCTCAGTAGAGTTCTGATTAAAGTTCGACGGGGCTTCCATGGCCCAGGCCTGAAAGGCCGCCAGCAGCAGGGCGATGAGCAGACCCAGACGCGATTCCATTCTGTGCGTATCTCCAATCCTTGTGATCTCACTCTCGTAGTTCTCTCTATGCCgtttgctgcagctgctgggaAATCTCTTGGCCAACTGATCTTGTGCGCCAGATCGTCCACCAAATTTATACACTTTACCTTGCCACAATTAGCCAGGCAGCGTTGCAGTCggtgttgcttttgctgccaACACCACTACACTGGAAAAAGTAACTTAGCTTTATTAATATAGTCAATAAGTTTCATAAAGGGATTTCATAAAATAATCGTGTTgtgaaaatagttttgaaattaaaaaagaagagTATATTGTATTTTGAGTATaaggtaaataataaaaatttagttATTACAGCAGagattatacatatatcttcCTAATTACATTATTCGGTCAACATCAAGGTAAACGCCAAAAGTCTGAATTATTCCTAAACTTTAAAGATATTGTAAGTCAATAATATCATGCTAAATGGATAGTTTGGCCATGCCACCTattttttctctatttttagaatttttacACAATTTCCTGTGgtttttctcccagtgcaacAAAGCTGTTGGCTATTCAGAGCGTAGTATGCATGATGAGTGCATGCGGCAGCTGGAAACTGCCTGCAAGCTGCAGCACTAAAGCAAAGCTTCGCTGCAGATTTAGTGCAACCGGCAGGCTGGATGCAGGGGCCAATTTCATTGCTCATTGCCGTAATTAGCAGATCTGGGCAATTATTCCAGTCTTTATATCGGCGGCCCggcttaataatattttacacCAGATCCGACGCCCACTTTCATCGGCACAAGCTGTGAAACCGAGGCGAGAGCCGAGATCTTCTCCAGTCTCCAGTGCTTTCGATTGCTCACGCGAAGATTTgggcatacatacatatttatcaGACGGGCGCatcgaaaccgaaatgaatgCTGATTGGGTGGAAAATTATAGAATCACACACAGATGTGTCGCCAGCAGCAGGAAAGTTAATGAAAGTGCCGGCTCGGAATTATCCTGGCTCGAGTTCCGATGAACGAAATTGCTGGAAGAAAGCATGAAATTAGAGTGCCATGAAGGATATAAGATTGTAAGATTTAGTCCGAATCGAATTTGCTTAGTTGCTCATTAAAAAGCTTAAATTACAACCTATTAGTTCTGATATCGTGCctttttaaaagtaaatttgcATCTTAatgttaatattaaaattaaacagaaccgtatgccttaataatgaaaataaaataaaatatttatgcttcGGATTTGGCAAAAATGTGTCAGGATTTGAAAGGATTATCTGCCATTCTTTGCCAAGTTTGCCACGTGGATATGTTGGCTAATTGGATTTAAAAAtggcatttgtttaattgGCGCAAAAATTTAATACCTTTATATCGACACTTAGTCctaataattaaaaacgttAGGTAATTGCTTAATTTGCAACACAAGCAGACTGCAGGCTCAAGTCCAACTTTTTCCGAAGAAAGCAAGCCACCTTTTCTGCCGACAACAAAGCCAACTTTAtgcatactttcgggctgAAGAAGAAAGGTGAAAGTTTGGCCAGTGAATTTCGCAAAGTGTAGCAACTGAAACAACAAACGTTGGAACACCTCCGCGGCGCtcatgcataatttatgctcGGCGCTCCtcatttatgaaatattaattaaaaaagccGCGCTGACGAACATCTAATGATGGGATTTGCAATTTTATCGCAGCGAAACACGTCGCGGATAGTCGGACACGaaaagtgtttttctttttattttccagcgGGAAAGTGCATATCTCTGCATAAGTTTCGGCTTGTTCTACATAGCCAGCCGGAGGACAAGCACTGCATTCTGCGAATGTGAATGCAGAAATGCAAAACACTTGCCGCTGCATAATCCGTCGGCGATAATTTATGATAATGCACGTTTGGTTCACACGCAATCCGACTTTCGACGGACTATCCGCTGCTAATAGGCCGAATACTGCAGCAGCCCACAATTTGCAGTAATTGGCGTTTTGTGTTAACAGCGAGCAAACAACCGAACGCTTAGTGATCGAAGCCAATAGCAGCGCacacactgaaagaaattacTTATTAAATCAAGCGCAAAGTAAAGCCGTAAATACACTTAAACGTTCAGGGCTAAATGACTTTCATCCTGAAGGTCGCTATCAGTGACTTAAAGTAAGTCCTAGTTCTTCCTGATCTAAGCCCAAAACTATTTCTATATGTATACATGCAagattatataaatattatatcttATCTATCATTGGCATTTTTAAATCCAAAAAggttgtttgcatatttttattcAGAATTGAAGTCCGaaaattatttgataattCTTCCATAGTTATGTTTCCaatcttatttaattttcggTTTAACAAGTATTTTTTCCTCAGTGCATAAACGAATAACTCCAGCAACGAACTTGGCCAAGATCGTCACGATGCTTTTCCCCCAGTCCCGGGCGATTTATTTGGCCTTTGTCTCTGCGTTCGACTCGAACTCAATAAGGCAGAATACACAATTCTGTGGCCATTTGGCTGGGAACCTTTTCGCCACCGAACAATTGCATAAAAGAAAAGCTGTGGTTTTCCGCCGCTgcattttcactttcactcTGCGTTGACATCGAAGTTCGCCCCCGCCAAGAAAACCAAGATAGCCAAGCCGGAGATGTGGGCACAGGTTGCGATGGCTGGAGGGCAGCGGCAACTCGCAGGTCGCAGCTCGCAACTTGGAACACCCGCCTCCTCTCCTCAATCAAATTAAGTGCCGCGGGCCAATTACGTTTCACTCTGACCCCCAACAACTGATGAACTGCACCGCAGTTGCCACAGCGTGGAAAGCCGGAGCGTGACTATCGTATCCGATCGGACGGACCGACTGACTGCCTGCTGTCTTGATGAATTTATTATCCGCTCGTCCAGAGCTCTTGCCTCAAATTATACGTctgttcgtttgtttgttttggccctATACAAGACCATTTTCACtcaccattgccattgccccGCTCAGCTCGCCAGAACTCGGagtcaattcaatttcatgtcTGATAATTCGCTGGCACGTCTCCTAGTAGGCGGCAAAAATACTCTGTGgcgaatttcaatttcattcgCCCTGCGGCCAGCAACAAGGAACTCTCTTGAAAATAACGCTTTGCGTTTGTTTGCCAGCGAAATTATTCACAAAAATAGGCATGCCTCTGCTTTTAGGCACaggaaaaaaatgttttcaactTGGATCAATTGAATAGCTAAAACTAGAACATCATTTATTGATTCCAGTATATGGTTTCCAAGTTTATAAGGCACGCTTTTTTCAATGTGAGAGCAAAGCTTTTGACAATCAAATATAAACCATATACGCGGTTTGGCTATCTCTTAGctaaaatcaatttcatttttaaaattaatcattcttttttttttggtgcacTCCCGAAACAGTCAGTCTAAAAATAGCTTGTCacctttaaatttcattttcggcTATACTCGTTTTTGTGACCTGATATTTCCTTTGAGTAATTCAATCTGCATTATAACATTTGTACGCCATTTTAGCGATGTTCTTAAGGATTTCAAGATTTTCCGTCTTGGTCTGTCAGTTTAAAAATACATCTTTCGCGCAATTTCTTTTCTACAATGAAGCCGTAAAAAAAGTTTTACCGGATGACCTTGTGTTTTTAGCAGTGTGGTTTCCTAATTTTAGGCTTATAAATAGCTTTCGCTCTCCATTCAGTTAAATCGTTATACTAGATTTTTTCCGTTCTGTTCCAAACTTTTGCCCCCCTAATTTCATGTGCAGCTTAACGCAAAATTACCATATCTTTCCGCGTTGTCCTAATAGCATATCAGcgctaaatataatttaataaaggAACGTATTTCATTGTGATTTGCCCGTGTGGTCCCTGATTTTTGAGTTAACAAGTCCctctttttccttttgtgtGGTCCCAAAGACGCCAGTTCATAAATTCGTTTCCCCGCGTATTTGAATCTGCGACATAACGCACTTCATTTGGCAGCACCTCGAGAATACTAGGCAGTGTTTTGGGAATTTGGCAGTGCATATTTGCGGTGAAATTCGGAGTCCGTCGCAGGAGTCCCCATATGAATGGCAAAGCAGAGTTCACAGCAATGTTAAATGCCAATCAAGAAGGCCAGGTATCGAGGCATCTCGGCATCTAGGCATCGACGATTGCAGCTGGAAAAGTCGGCATCTGCTCATCAATCAAGCTGGCATTCAACAGGCCGCAATAACCACTCTGACGTGGCCGGTGAAGAAAGTGCTGTGCGAGTCAAGTGATTTTACAGACATCCCCAAAAGCAGCCACATCACATTAAGCACTGGCATTTCGCAATTCCGTTTAGTTTGGCCACATTTTAGGTGAATTTAATGCTCTGGCAGTGTCGTTTTCATTGCCAATGCCGTCGCCGACAATACCGGGCCACGGGCGAAGACTTTGAGCCATGACAGTcggttggccaaaacaaaatttcatttcattgtgcacattattataattttctgGCCTCAGACAAACGGCGCCCGGGGCGGATACTTAATCCTGGGTGCAAATCTCACTTGAGGAATTTGCgcaaataaatcacaatttGAATACTCTTTTGGGGTGGGTGGGTCAAAAGGGATGGTCGAATTCGTTTTTTCTGTGCTTCCCTTGCGGTCTTCCAACAAATGACCAGGCTTAACCCCTTGCCAGGCGTACCTTTTTGCCACAAAAACGCTTTTCGACTCCGGTTCAACGGCCTGCATGGCCATCATGACCATCATGGCCATGGATGATGATAAATTGAGCGGCAGGCGAACGTGACAACGGCCGAAAAAGTGAAAGCCTCGGAAGCTGGGACGGTGAAAATGCTGGCCAAGGAATGGATGGTTGGTAGGTTTTCGCGCAACCTTTACCACCGCTCCGCTCCAGAGTTCACTGCACAGTTTGGTGCATGTAAACATGTCGGGTGAGATCGAGATGTAGTAGTATCTGCGATTTGCAGCTTGGGAAGGCTGTGTCTGGGGCTGgcgcttttattttattatagatACCTTTTTCGATTAGACGGAACTTTCACGGTTCACCGCCGGCTTAGGGCGCCACTCGAACTTGACTCTTTAATTGTCAGCGGTCAGTCGCTGCGATTTGATGGCATCAATTAAAGACGGCTCATTGGGGTCGGCTGCTCGACCATTACGCACTTTCGCATTGTAATTGGCGACACCTGAGAATTTAATTgccctcgcacacacacgagTGTCCGGTGGCGAGATTCCCTGGTCATCGGTCAGCGGTCAGCGGCTGCGGATGGTGGACTGGGGTCTTACTGTACGGTCAGCCCCTGCACTCACCGATTGACTGAGTGGGGTGAGAGGCGGCAAAGAAAGCGAAAAGCAACGCATAATAAATCCTAACGGTAGAAGTAATGAATAAATGCTTATCCGCGATCCACTGAACTCCACTCACTGCAGTAAATCTGTATTCAAAGCTGTATAAATTAATGTATTCGTGCATGCAGTTGAATGGCGCAATTATACTCGCAATCGGTAgcgccaaaaagaaaaaaaaacatctcTTTTACAAACGGAAAAACTTTGATCCAAAACTGGGTATATTATATGAAAATACAGATTCGCAAATTGAAGAATATTTGTACGaattaaagatatttaaagGGAATTTTATTAATGccgcattttcatttttatttatcagcTTATATAAGTATacaaaccaaatccaaatccgtaTTTATTGAAAGGCTGCACTCCCAATCAGCTTTTTATGAGTCAACTTAAATTTAACGCTTGTTTGTAAACTCTTAATTTATTGTAGAGCCTTGTAGCCTTACGGCTAACAATAAACAGATCAATTTTACGAGaaggaaatttattttaataggtAGGCAAACCCTCCTTTCCCAACTCATACATGTCTGAATGTGGTCTTCTCGCATTAACTGGCCATCTGACCACGTGACACCCGGCGGATTGGGAAGGCTGTGAAAAATGCTGCTGTGTTTTTCTTGTAAATTGTAAAGTCAAGTCCCCGGGCGGGCATAACGCTTAAGTAAAATGTtcgcaaattaaatgaaaatcagcGGAGGCAAAAAATTGGCTCGTGACCGTCGTGCCGGAGCGGATGTCCAAATGGCTGGCCAACTGGACAGGTGATGCTGCTGAAAGCCGGCGGCTTATCGCACCCGTCGTCGCTGATCCCatataaaagttaattagCGTGAGATTTGTGCGAGCGTTTGGCGGTTAACTTTGATTAACGTCAATGCGGCGTCAAAACATgctataaaaaccaaaaccaacaGAAACAGCACCAACATGGCTaacaagcaaacacaaaaagcacacgcacacacctaAGCGCagtaaacattttcttttcgctttctttcgttgtgaaaattgcaatttttattgcacaaaACCTGAGAAGGCAAACAACCCCCACGGCATGAAATAGAAAGTCTGCATTGGCCAAGTGCGAGTCGCGTTCttaacagcaaaaacaaaaaaaaaacagccaagaaacaaataaaaccgAAAGTTAAGTGGCCTTAACCCGCCAGAGTTTTTCGCACTCCAAGAATTTAGAACGCTCTTTGGCCGGTTTTATCGTTGCGGTAGGTTGTTGGCTTTTTATATACTTTCTCCGGGAAATTTCACACACATTTAAGCCGCAACGACTTCCATGAACCGAATGCAGCTGGCTGCTGCGATTACTGCGgttgttgtttattaaaatgctATTCTTCTCTTAATTTTCTTGTTGTGGCTgtcttttgcttttatttgacTTGGACCCCACCGCAAAGTGGCACAGAAAAACTGTGAAAaatctttttggccaactgggaAAAATGCAGGGCGTGGCGACGCTGCCAACTCAAAAACTCGCCGCGGGCCAAAGGAAGCAGACAAAGTTGCAGCCGATCTTGCTGCTGCGATTACTGTTGCTACACGCAAACTTGACTTATTttctaaacattttaaaatttgggAAAAGTCTTGGATTTAAAGAAGCAATAACACTTAAAGCTTTGACCGGGAAAATATCtgtaattttaatgaaaatattttgcacgTTCACCGAACTATTAAAATCaatgaatttattataatgaaaacaaaaatattatatggCTTAATCAACAATATAATCATTAATAATAGTTCACTTGGTTTAAAGCTcttataatcaaaaaattcTATAAGATCCTTTCAATgttatcataaaaatattcacaGATATCAGAGGTAGTTCCAgatcatttatatatttaatggtTAAGAAAGAACTCTTTTTTTACGGAAAACGCAAACCGATTTTTTAAAGTGCACTTCGGTTGGCCTTGCCCGCGGAAAGCCGTTGGCACGCAGAGGAAGGAAGACAATTGGAATTGTTTCAcatgcgcatgcgcagctcCGCAGATACTGGCATTTGATATGGATACATATGTGTCTGACATCGCACATTGTACTTAAGCAGGCACAGATGCAGTTACTCGTGGGCCACGGATGCGGATGTTTTTTGGACTGCAGCTGGTGCTGCTACACCCGCATAATAAGACGAAAATCATATGCTGGGAAACTCCAGGGCTCGAATAATGTCCCAAGTTTGATGGACATTTTGACAGGTCGACTTAGCATGGAATACAAACAATGATGCACATTAGTCACATTGCTCGGCGAGTGG
Protein-coding sequences here:
- the LOC6726939 gene encoding uncharacterized protein LOC6726939: MWRVVLLQCFVFGSSVLSLSHKGNETSAGASTSSWSPRSLGRIIAHCMGGADAWQCLGSESERLLDGATRDNSTWQITDYLSIEPQVGFSKSETRRMDMGLPGKLLELVQGRALRLQLPRQLTISNAIDDFGSELGLDQGRKKKDKDKNMAMMGGMIMMATLAQMFLGKVILIAGSAFIMAKIALVISLLGSLKKGSTGHSGSGGGGGTEHVVVHSSHESGWHRSMPTHDTYSQLEQVEEPPLGSHMEYYQAYQMEPLKRRLHQAAAYPDQPRPEATKSTRGFF
- the LOC6726940 gene encoding uncharacterized protein LOC6726940, translated to MESRLGLLIALLLAAFQAWAMEAPSNFNQNSTESGLLRTVRHIYGQCADSEDVFWCCKIQGVRLLGRALKVPQLGIVDGVSLVRRESFSQDTRSGRSSLLESQLSNRDLEHMSGKSLDALLLERFLNFVHSHQLQVNLPRLLRFGERNGQDWLQHVIGYFMPASESEGRKKKDDKKYLGPFIAAVLLKTAILKMAYHSIAIVAGKALIVGKIALIISAIIGLKKLVGHDGGEKTTYEIVKHPQVQQSHTYSSSHQGEYDTGGHDGGSYHRSIDDEMMMQDKAYQAWMPHVAASPSPAAKGSR